A genomic stretch from Solanum stenotomum isolate F172 chromosome 8, ASM1918654v1, whole genome shotgun sequence includes:
- the LOC125875086 gene encoding uncharacterized protein LOC125875086 isoform X1, which yields MSSPLSITLSSSLRSSLPLHRHVSISNVLCTRHLYLRQKQFPSRHLLRLCSVNSDHNVYESPEFQNSPLDQKGTVEKDETSQTESPTSNTVLTRLRRYGVAGVLSYGLLNTAYYLTTFLIVWFYVAPSPGRMGYLAAVERFLKVMAMVWAGSQVTKIVRAGGALALAPFVDTGLSWFTTKMKFESQGKAFAVVAGFCFALAFMLFLIITLLWA from the exons ATGTCTTCTCCTCTTAGCATTACACTCTCCTCATCCCTTCGCTCTTCATTACCTCTCCACCGCCAT GTTAGCATTTCCAACGTGCTCTGCACTCGTCATTTGTACCTGCGGCAAAAACAGTTCCCTTCCAGGCATCTGCTTCGTCTCTGCTCTGTTAATAGTGATCATAAT GTTTACGAGTCACCAGAATTTCAAAATAGTCCTCTAGATCAAAAAG GTACTGTAGAAAAAGATGAAACTAGTCAAACTGAATCACCCACATCAAACAC GGTTCTGACGAGATTGAGAAGATATGGTGTTGCAGGAGTATTATCATATGGACTACTAAATACTGCATACTACCTTACTACCTTTCTTATTGTGTG GTTTTATGTTGCTCCATCACCTGGAAGAATGGGTTACCTTGCAGCAGTTGAACG GTTTCTCAAAGTAATGGCCATGGTATGGGCTGGTAGCCAGGTTACAAAGATTGTCCGAGCAGGCGG GGCTTTAGCTCTCGCTCCTTTTGTGGACACAGGATTATCATGGTTTACAACCAAGATGAAGTTTGAATCACAAGGGAAA GCTTTCGCAGTTGTTGCCGGGTTTTGCTTTGCTTTGGCTTTTATGCTGTTTCTCATAATTACATTACTCTGGGCGTGA
- the LOC125875070 gene encoding SAC3 family protein C, protein MAGRSQPPYRPRPNFSSSSSRSFHPSQPSRNSQSHHTKNVNFSTPNSTQIENNASDKKTSSSSWDKSIDEDIDDIQNLVGTCPFMCPVEEREKRERLRDLAVFERLHGNPRQSSPSLAVKKFCRTISVKTLQDSDVRPLSVLEDTLNYLCNLLDSTEHPFEVVHDFIFDRMRSIRQDLSMQNISCSRVVSMYERMVKFHIISQHKLRRCSGSNISSLSYLNMEQLTKALATLFNLYEANRTTASIFENEADFFSFYVLLHLDSKTQGTGETLSLWFRRVPSHIMKSTEMNFARKILRYFKLGFYKKFIHTTESEASYLQYCIIEPSINEVRALAISCVNYGGYKPQPFPLATLSKLLMMKEWDVASFCNDSGLQTSVDEEGNSCLPTKQTTLIHPKGGLHKYYPLESERFERFSVEL, encoded by the exons ATGGCCGGAAGGAGTCAACCTCCGTACAGGCCAAGACCcaatttttcctcttcttcttccagATCCTTCCATCCTTCTCAACCTTCCCGCAACTCTCAGTCCCACCACACCAAAAATGTCAATTTTTCTACGCCTAATAGTACCCAAATTGAGAACAACGCTTCCGACAAGAAGACGAGCTCAAGCAGTTGGGATAAATCCATTGATGAAGATATTGATGACATTCAGAATTTAGTTGGAACTTGCCCTTTCATGTGTCCTG tTGAGGAGAGGGAAAAGCGAGAAAGGCTGCGAGACTTAGCTGTGTTTGAGAGGCTACATGGAAATCCTCGTCAATCATCACCAAGCCTTGCTGTTAAAAAG TTCTGCAGAACTATATCCGTAAAGACTTTGCAAGATTCTGATGTGAGGCCTCTCTCGGTGTTGGAAGATACTTTGAACTATCTGTGTAACTTGCTGGACTCTACTGAGCATCCCTTTGAGGTGGTTCATGACTTTATCTTTGATAGGATGAGGTCCATTAGACAAGATCTGAGTATGCAAAATATCTCTTGCAGTCGAGTGGTCTCTATGTATGAGAGAATG GTTAAATTCCATATAATTTCCCAGCATAAACTTAGAAGATGTAGCGGTTCAAATATTTCTTCGCTGTCATACCTCAACATGGAGCAGCTAACGAAGGCATTGGCGACTTTATTTAATCTTTATGAAGCAAATCGAACTACAGCGTCCATCTTCGAAAATGAAGCtgactttttttccttttatgtgCTTCTCCACCTTGATTCCAAAACCCAAGGAACA GGGGAGACACTATCTTTATGGTTTCGCCGTGTTCCTTCTCACATTATGAAGTCGACAGAAATGAATTTTGCTCGGAAGATCTTGAG ATACTTTAAATTGGGCTTCTACAAGAAATTTATTCATACAACTGAGTCCGAGGCATCCTACTTGCAGTATTGTATTATTGAACCTTCTATCAATGAG GTTCGAGCACTAGCTATTTCCTGTGTGAATTATGGAGGATACAAGCCTCAGCCTTTTCCCTTGGCGACTCTTTCCAAACTCCTAATGATGAAG GAATGGGATGTAGCATCTTTCTGCAATGACAGTGGCCTTCAAACCTCCGTCGACGAAGAAGGAAATAGCTGCTTGCCTACCAAGCAAACAACTCTTATCCATCCAAAGGGAGGGCTGCACAAGTATTATCCTCTGGAATCAGAACGGTTTGAGAG GTTTTCTGTTGAACTGTAA
- the LOC125875086 gene encoding uncharacterized protein LOC125875086 isoform X2, with protein sequence MSSPLSITLSSSLRSSLPLHRHVSISNVLCTRHLYLRQKQFPSRHLLRLCSVNSDHNVYESPEFQNSPLDQKEKDETSQTESPTSNTVLTRLRRYGVAGVLSYGLLNTAYYLTTFLIVWFYVAPSPGRMGYLAAVERFLKVMAMVWAGSQVTKIVRAGGALALAPFVDTGLSWFTTKMKFESQGKAFAVVAGFCFALAFMLFLIITLLWA encoded by the exons ATGTCTTCTCCTCTTAGCATTACACTCTCCTCATCCCTTCGCTCTTCATTACCTCTCCACCGCCAT GTTAGCATTTCCAACGTGCTCTGCACTCGTCATTTGTACCTGCGGCAAAAACAGTTCCCTTCCAGGCATCTGCTTCGTCTCTGCTCTGTTAATAGTGATCATAAT GTTTACGAGTCACCAGAATTTCAAAATAGTCCTCTAGATCAAAAAG AAAAAGATGAAACTAGTCAAACTGAATCACCCACATCAAACAC GGTTCTGACGAGATTGAGAAGATATGGTGTTGCAGGAGTATTATCATATGGACTACTAAATACTGCATACTACCTTACTACCTTTCTTATTGTGTG GTTTTATGTTGCTCCATCACCTGGAAGAATGGGTTACCTTGCAGCAGTTGAACG GTTTCTCAAAGTAATGGCCATGGTATGGGCTGGTAGCCAGGTTACAAAGATTGTCCGAGCAGGCGG GGCTTTAGCTCTCGCTCCTTTTGTGGACACAGGATTATCATGGTTTACAACCAAGATGAAGTTTGAATCACAAGGGAAA GCTTTCGCAGTTGTTGCCGGGTTTTGCTTTGCTTTGGCTTTTATGCTGTTTCTCATAATTACATTACTCTGGGCGTGA
- the LOC125875090 gene encoding uncharacterized protein LOC125875090, with protein MGIFRRLAGLLGFSKDEGHEVRDVEDENVGPHTNLPRKGFSVPVQVPVSRDLPGPILVQCNRGAGGVQGLRWYAKRLRIDEDGDVADEFLNEIPPDAPSSTDENNRKFRKFELKYTTKPAKVTSQALSAAGKIKYRVEYQGKLEWI; from the exons ATGGGTATATTTAGGAGATTAGCTGGGCTTCTAGGGTTTTCAAAGGACGAAGGGCACGAAGTGAGAGATGTAGAAGACGAAAACGTAGGACCTCACACTAATCTTCCTCGTAAAGGATTCAGTGTCCCTGTTCAAGTTCCTGTTTCCAGAGATCTACCTGGTCCTATCCTTGTTCAATGTAATAGAGGTGCTGGAGGCGTTCAG GGATTGAGATGGTATGCCAAGCGTCTTAGAATAGATGAAGACGGAGATGTGGCAGACGAGTTCCTAAATGAGATCCCACCAGATGCACCTTCTAGTACAGACGAGAATAACAGGAAATTCCGTAAGTTTGAATTGAAGTACACTACAAAGCCTGCGAAGGTAACAAGCCAGGCACTCTCAGCAGCAGGAAAAATTAAATATCGTGTGGAATATCAAGGCAAATTGGAGTGGATTTGA